One genomic region from Labeo rohita strain BAU-BD-2019 chromosome 7, IGBB_LRoh.1.0, whole genome shotgun sequence encodes:
- the htr2cl1 gene encoding 5-hydroxytryptamine (serotonin) receptor 2C, G protein-coupled-like 1, whose amino-acid sequence MMGAPGGPVLGGFGSTTSSLDLVGWMVWPGNTTVSLNQSFFATEYSFNLSSFSSSSPHGVEKESMKEKNWPALLILVIIFLTIGGNILVILAVSLEKKLQNATNFFLRSLAVADMLVGILVMPISLINILYDYAWPLPSALCPIWIYLDVLFSTASIMHLCAISLDRYVAIRNPIEHSRFNSRTKAMLKIAAVWTISIGISMPIPVIGLHNREKVLKNGICALNEEHFILVGSFVAFFIPLVIMVVTYCLTVQALQRQATVFLYEGKASSQQPLQPPAPHTSQLAPPPASRRSSLNCLRISNSDGNMLGLTVPPDTISIIPSSEAPSQMNSPAGRDPAGSHGRRGMMQAIKNERRASKVLGVVFFLFLIMWCPFFITNVLHVLCHKACNEPVLTELLNVFVWVGYISSGVNPLVYTLFNKTYRRAFSSYMHCQYSRVGLKPIAIHAPCPSHAVVTPILICEKVSIDRNSNCRNGDGNGIRNLESHDMDTDPGLELKPGISELSISSGHSHTEHTSSV is encoded by the exons ATGATGGGGGCACCTGGCGGGCCAGTTCTGGGCGGGTTTGGCTCTACGACATCCTCCCTAGACCTCGTTGGCTGGATGGTCTGGCCTGGAAATACCACCGTGAGCCTGAATCAGAGCTTTTTCGCAACTGAGTACAGCTTTAATCTCTCCTCCTTTTCTTCGTCTTCTCCTCATGGGGTCGAAAAGGAGTCGATGAAGGAGAAGAACTGGCCGGCCCTGCTGATTCTTGTGATTATCTTTCTGACGATAGGAGGAAatattttggtcattttggCCGTGTCGCTGGAGAAGAAGCTGCAGAATGCAACAAACTTCTTCCTGCGCTCGCTCGCGGTGGCGGACATGCTGGTCGGCATCTTGGTCATGCCCATCTCGCTCATTAACATCTTGTATG ATTATGCCTGGCCATTGCCTAGCGCTCTCTGTCCTATTTGGATATATCTGGATGTGCTTTTCTCCACTGCTTCCATCATGCACCTGTGTGCCATTTCCCTCGACCGCTACGTGGCCATACGCAATCCAATCGAGCACAGTCGATTCAACTCCCGCACCAAGGCCATGCTGAAGATTGCTGCAGTTTGGACCATTTCAATAG GTATCTCAATGCCTATCCCAGTGATCGGACTGCATAACAGAGAAAAGGTCTTGAAAAACGGCATCTGTGCTCTGAATGAGGAACACTTCATACTTGTCGGCTCTTTTGTTGCCTTCTTCATTCCTCTGGTCATCATGGTGGTTACATATTGTCTCACCGTCCAAGCGCTTCAGCGTCAGGCCACAGTCTTCCTCTATGAGGGCAAAGCCTCTTCTCAACAGCCTTTACAACCTCCAGCTCCACATACTTCCCAGTTGGCCCCGCCGCCGGCATCTCGTCGCAGCAGTCTAAACTGTCTGCGGATCAGCAACAGCGATGGAAACATGCTCGGTCTGACCGTGCCCCCGGACACCATCTCAATAATCCCGAGTTCAGAAGCGCCTTCTCAAATGAATTCACCCGCTGGACGGGACCCGGCCGGAAGCCATGGGCGGCGAGGCATGATGCAGGCCATCAAGAATGAGCGGCGAGCATCCAAAGTGTTGGGTGTAGTgttcttcctcttcctcatcaTGTGGTGTCCCTTTTTCATCACTAATGTTCTGCACGTCCTCTGCCATAAAGCCTGTAATGAGCCTGTGCTGACAGAACTGCTCAATGTTTTCGTTTGGGTGGGCTACATCTCATCAGGGGTCAATCCTTTAGTGTACACTTTGTTTAACAAGACCTACCGAAGGGCGTTTTCAAGTTACATGCACTGCCAGTATAGCCGGGTGGGTCTTAAACCCATCGCTATACACGCTCCTTGTCCGTCCCATGCGGTAGTCACACCCATCCTGATCTGCGAAAAAGTTTCCATCGACCGGAACAGTAACTGCCGCAATGGGGACGGCAACGGAATCCGAAATTTGGAGTCCCACGACATGGACACTGACCCCGGACTGGAGCTAAAACCGGGAATATCAGAGCTGTCGATAAGCAGCGGTCACAGCCACACAGAACACACCAGCAGTGTCTGA